The Amblyomma americanum isolate KBUSLIRL-KWMA chromosome 5, ASM5285725v1, whole genome shotgun sequence genome window below encodes:
- the LOC144132432 gene encoding uncharacterized protein LOC144132432 isoform X1 has protein sequence MWLLLMRSCTSQDDFRMKRGLVSSCIDLFVSFGKEMASDDDLGDLPSCPFICAKGWTFLTANSYTICVDTHPVLHASKPDEAFKLLFFAHFAFNIQYQKETSLCLEFTQRAIAGINPARGTKVQKNGGKQHCLSPRVAALVTALKDYDF, from the exons ATGTGGTTGCTtttgatgcggagctgcacttcgcaagatgACTTCCGCATGAAGAGGGGCTTGGTGTCTTCGTGCATCGATTTATTCGTTTCATTTGGAAAG GAGATGGCCAGCGACGATGACTTGGGGGATCTGCCAAGCTGTCCTTTCATCTGCGCGAAAG GATGGACTTTTCTCACTGCTAATTCATACACAATCTGCGTGGACACCCATCCAGTGCTTCATGCATCGAAGCCAGACGAGGCCTTCAAGCTGCTGTTCTTTGCCCATTTTGCTTTTAACATCCAGTACCAGAAGGAGACGAGCCTGTGCTTGGAATTCACACAGAG ggctattgcaggtattaatcctgcaagaggaacaaaggtgcaaaagaatggcgggaAGCAGCACTGCCTGTCACCAAGAGTGGCTGCACTCGTAACGGCTTTGAAAGACTATGACTTTTAG
- the LOC144132432 gene encoding uncharacterized protein LOC144132432 isoform X2, which produces MAVEYEAMPLLLLAIFGEDKELFYKLTEEMASDDDLGDLPSCPFICAKGWTFLTANSYTICVDTHPVLHASKPDEAFKLLFFAHFAFNIQYQKETSLCLEFTQRAIAGINPARGTKVQKNGGKQHCLSPRVAALVTALKDYDF; this is translated from the exons ATGGCAGTTGAATACGAAGCCATGCCACTACTACTGCTCGCAATCTTCGGAGAAGACAAAGAGCTGTTTTACAAGCTAACAGAG GAGATGGCCAGCGACGATGACTTGGGGGATCTGCCAAGCTGTCCTTTCATCTGCGCGAAAG GATGGACTTTTCTCACTGCTAATTCATACACAATCTGCGTGGACACCCATCCAGTGCTTCATGCATCGAAGCCAGACGAGGCCTTCAAGCTGCTGTTCTTTGCCCATTTTGCTTTTAACATCCAGTACCAGAAGGAGACGAGCCTGTGCTTGGAATTCACACAGAG ggctattgcaggtattaatcctgcaagaggaacaaaggtgcaaaagaatggcgggaAGCAGCACTGCCTGTCACCAAGAGTGGCTGCACTCGTAACGGCTTTGAAAGACTATGACTTTTAG